Proteins from a genomic interval of Salinarchaeum sp. Harcht-Bsk1:
- the trpB gene encoding tryptophan synthase subunit beta, translating to MPADDGSFGSYGGRHVPPVMEEPLDHLTEAFENVVLGDDEFKANLHATLEEYAGRPTPLYHAKGLSDRFGAEIYLKREDLLHGGAHKINNTVGQGLLARAAGKERLIAETGAGQHGTATAMVGAMLDLDTEIYMGKKDVERQKMNVFRMRLMGAEVNEVTRGGEGLADAVDAALEDFAQNVEDTHYLVGSVVGPDPFPRMVREFQSVIGREAREQIQEREGRLPDACVACVGGGSNAIGLFHAFRDDEEVDFYGAEGGGEGADSKRHAAPLDTGTDDVIHGMQTRVIDEDVEVHSVSAGLDYPGVGPEHAMFREMGRAEYHAVTDDEAMDAFRTLSEEEGIIPALETSHAIALAEDLADEHDVIVVNCSGRGDKDMEQAAELFDLS from the coding sequence ATGCCAGCAGACGACGGTTCGTTCGGCAGCTACGGGGGACGCCACGTTCCGCCAGTGATGGAGGAGCCACTCGACCACCTCACAGAGGCATTCGAGAACGTCGTCCTGGGCGACGACGAGTTCAAAGCGAACTTGCACGCGACGCTGGAAGAGTACGCGGGTCGGCCCACGCCGCTCTACCACGCGAAGGGGCTCTCGGATCGCTTCGGCGCGGAGATCTACCTCAAGCGCGAGGACCTGCTCCACGGCGGCGCGCACAAGATCAACAACACCGTCGGGCAGGGCCTCCTCGCGAGGGCCGCGGGGAAAGAACGGCTCATCGCCGAGACTGGCGCGGGCCAGCACGGCACCGCGACGGCGATGGTCGGCGCGATGCTCGACCTCGACACGGAGATCTACATGGGCAAGAAGGACGTCGAGCGCCAGAAGATGAACGTCTTCAGGATGCGGCTGATGGGCGCCGAGGTCAACGAGGTCACTCGCGGCGGCGAGGGGCTCGCCGACGCCGTCGACGCCGCTCTCGAGGATTTCGCCCAGAACGTCGAGGACACGCACTACCTCGTCGGCTCCGTGGTCGGACCGGATCCGTTCCCGCGGATGGTCCGCGAGTTCCAGTCCGTCATCGGTCGGGAGGCCCGCGAACAGATTCAGGAGCGCGAGGGGCGGCTCCCCGACGCCTGCGTGGCCTGCGTCGGTGGCGGGTCGAACGCGATCGGACTCTTCCACGCCTTCCGCGACGACGAGGAGGTCGACTTCTACGGGGCCGAGGGCGGCGGTGAAGGCGCGGATTCGAAGCGCCACGCGGCACCGCTCGATACCGGTACCGACGACGTCATCCACGGGATGCAGACCCGCGTGATCGACGAGGACGTCGAGGTGCACTCGGTGTCTGCTGGCCTCGACTACCCCGGCGTCGGCCCCGAGCACGCGATGTTCCGGGAGATGGGTCGCGCGGAGTACCACGCCGTCACCGACGACGAAGCGATGGACGCCTTCCGGACGCTCTCCGAGGAGGAAGGGATCATTCCGGCACTCGAGACCAGTCACGCCATCGCGCTCGCCGAAGATCTCGCCGACGAGCACGACGTCATCGTCGTCAACTGCAGCGGCCGTGGCGACAAGGACATGGAGCAGGCCGCGGAGCTGTTCGACCTCAGCTGA
- the gyrB gene encoding DNA topoisomerase (ATP-hydrolyzing) subunit B — MNGEDPAYGAEEIQVLEGLEAVRKRPAMYIGSTDGRGLHHLVYEVVDNAIDEALAGYCDSIGVTIHDDDSVTVSDDGRGIPVDTHAEYDRPAVEVIMTVLHAGGKFDNKSYQVSGGLHGVGVSVVNALSQQLDVEVKRDGALWRQSFRGGEPAGDLERVRDLEDEEDTGTEIRFWPDDDIFETTDFSFSTLENRLRELAFLNSGVQIVLTDERDVDEDAEAEDDATGEPTRSVFEYEGGIREFVQYLNETKSVLHEDVIYFEDSEIAAGAEGEVHVEVAMQATEELQGSLHAFANNINTREGGTHMTGFKTALTRTINDYATDEGMLSDIDGTLKGDDIREGLTAVISIKHPDPQFEGQTKTKLGNSEVRGVVESAVHEHLGTYFEEHPDTARAVISKAVEAAKARMAAKKAEELTRRKSALENTALPGKLSDCQVQDPNEAELFVVEGDSAGGSAKQARNPENQAVLPIKGKILNVEKHRLDRILENNEIRSLITAIGTGIGDEFDMEEARYKKIIIMTDADVDGAHIRTLLLTLFYRHMQPLLEAGYVYAAKPPLYRIRYRGDTYDAMTDAERDRIVEEKCDGNPTQVQRFKGLGEMNPQQLWATTMNPENRRLKRITVEDAAAADRMFSVLMGDAVEPRKQFIEEHAPEAEWVDI; from the coding sequence ATGAACGGCGAGGATCCGGCCTACGGCGCCGAGGAAATTCAGGTGCTGGAAGGCCTCGAGGCCGTCCGGAAACGACCCGCGATGTACATCGGGTCAACGGACGGTCGGGGGCTCCACCACCTGGTCTACGAGGTCGTCGACAACGCGATCGACGAGGCGCTGGCGGGCTACTGCGACTCGATCGGCGTGACGATCCACGACGACGACTCCGTCACCGTCTCCGACGACGGTCGCGGGATCCCGGTGGACACCCACGCCGAGTACGACCGGCCGGCCGTCGAGGTCATCATGACGGTTCTCCACGCCGGCGGGAAGTTCGACAACAAGTCCTACCAGGTTTCCGGCGGGCTCCACGGCGTCGGCGTCTCCGTGGTGAACGCCCTCTCCCAGCAGCTCGACGTCGAGGTCAAGCGCGACGGCGCGCTCTGGCGCCAGTCGTTCCGCGGCGGCGAGCCCGCGGGCGACCTCGAACGCGTCCGCGACCTCGAGGACGAGGAGGACACGGGCACCGAGATCCGCTTCTGGCCGGACGACGACATCTTCGAGACCACCGACTTCTCCTTCTCCACGCTGGAGAACCGGCTCCGCGAACTTGCCTTCCTCAACTCCGGCGTCCAGATCGTCCTGACCGACGAGCGAGACGTCGATGAGGATGCGGAGGCCGAGGACGATGCAACAGGTGAACCGACCCGCTCCGTCTTCGAGTACGAGGGTGGCATCCGCGAGTTCGTCCAGTACCTCAACGAGACGAAGTCCGTCCTCCACGAGGACGTGATCTACTTCGAGGATTCGGAGATCGCTGCCGGCGCGGAAGGCGAGGTTCACGTCGAAGTCGCGATGCAGGCCACCGAGGAACTCCAGGGGTCACTGCACGCCTTCGCGAACAACATCAACACCCGTGAGGGCGGCACGCACATGACGGGCTTCAAGACCGCGCTCACGCGGACGATCAACGACTACGCCACCGACGAGGGGATGCTGTCGGACATCGACGGCACCCTCAAAGGAGACGACATCCGCGAGGGGCTCACCGCCGTGATCTCGATCAAGCACCCCGACCCGCAGTTCGAGGGCCAGACGAAGACGAAGCTCGGGAACTCCGAAGTCCGCGGCGTCGTCGAGAGCGCCGTCCACGAGCACCTCGGCACGTACTTCGAGGAGCACCCCGACACCGCTCGTGCGGTGATTTCCAAGGCCGTCGAGGCCGCGAAGGCACGGATGGCAGCGAAGAAGGCCGAAGAACTGACCCGGCGGAAGTCGGCGCTCGAGAACACCGCACTTCCCGGAAAGCTCTCCGATTGCCAGGTGCAGGACCCCAACGAAGCGGAGCTGTTCGTCGTGGAGGGCGATTCAGCGGGTGGCTCCGCGAAGCAGGCCCGGAACCCCGAGAATCAGGCCGTCCTCCCGATCAAGGGGAAGATCCTCAACGTTGAGAAACACCGCCTCGATCGGATCCTCGAGAACAACGAGATCCGGTCGCTCATCACGGCGATCGGTACCGGGATCGGCGACGAGTTCGACATGGAGGAGGCCCGCTACAAGAAGATCATCATCATGACGGACGCCGACGTCGACGGCGCCCACATTCGGACGCTCCTCCTCACGCTGTTCTACCGCCACATGCAGCCCCTGCTCGAGGCCGGCTACGTCTACGCCGCCAAACCACCGCTCTACCGGATCCGCTACCGTGGCGACACCTACGACGCGATGACCGACGCCGAGCGGGATCGCATCGTCGAGGAGAAGTGCGACGGTAACCCCACCCAGGTCCAGCGGTTCAAGGGCCTCGGCGAGATGAACCCCCAGCAGCTCTGGGCGACGACGATGAATCCGGAGAACCGACGGCTCAAGCGCATCACGGTCGAGGACGCCGCCGCGGCGGATCGCATGTTCTCGGTGCTCATGGGCGACGCCGTCGAACCGCGGAAGCAGTTCATCGAAGAGCACGCCCCCGAGGCAGAGTGGGTCGACATCTGA
- a CDS encoding DNA topoisomerase VI subunit B, with the protein MTSFQQTLGAEEGVAEELAETQRAISIAEFFEKNKHMLGFDSGARGLVTAVKEAVDNALDATEEAGILPDIYVEIEEVGDYYRLTVEDNGPGITKEQLPKIFGKLLYGSRFHVREQNRGQQGIGISAAVLYSQLTSGKPAKITSRPKGAERAQYFELIIDTDENEPEIRAEEETTWDRPHGTRIELEMEANMRARQQLRNYIRATAVVNPHARLELREPGLDEPLKFERATDELPAETDEIRPHPHGVELGTLLKMLQSTDSHSVSGFLQGEFTRVGKKTADGIIDSFRDEHYGRELSWSTPGAHEDADVRRAVQQAVSNKGKEATADFADRIANVLEERERVSYHALETIVDNAGDAVEEEYPKAFGSTVRQNAVEAVWGQVTGDAAAADAEAADVDPDAETRRRADVYALVNDATSDRKDDATVEGLARRIAEKLTNETGERDRLTRDDLEDYVARSADMTEKQDDDASIGDTARENIVEAIWEITRTVPDDPPKVRSLSDDRDAASALLEGMRAVDVMAPPTSCLAPITDELIEAGLKKEYDADFYAASTRDADVHGGDPFIVEAGIAYGGEIDEEGSVDVMRFANRVPLVYQRGACATTDVVKSIGWRNYNLEQPGGSGIPNGPAVVMIHVASTNVPFTSESKDAVANVPAIEDEIELAIREAARELKSFLNKRQSMQQRKRKQNKLAEILPQMATKVAEVTEQDEPMFDDALARIMNNVLIEREVEENGDGTAVSVTVENNSDRSESPKLTEIVTAEPRDVSGDASVTEMDGEYFLTWEPSVGGGESATLAYETDADAEYDLQVDGVEDAKLTVSE; encoded by the coding sequence ATGACGTCCTTCCAGCAGACCCTCGGCGCCGAGGAGGGGGTCGCCGAGGAGCTCGCCGAGACGCAGCGAGCCATCTCCATCGCGGAGTTCTTCGAGAAGAACAAGCACATGCTCGGGTTCGACAGCGGGGCCCGAGGACTCGTCACAGCCGTCAAAGAGGCGGTCGACAACGCGCTCGACGCGACGGAGGAAGCGGGTATTCTGCCGGACATCTACGTGGAGATCGAGGAAGTGGGCGACTACTACCGGCTCACGGTCGAGGACAACGGGCCGGGGATCACGAAAGAACAGTTGCCCAAGATCTTCGGAAAGTTGCTGTACGGCTCGCGATTCCACGTTCGCGAGCAGAACCGCGGGCAGCAGGGGATCGGGATCTCCGCGGCCGTGCTCTACTCCCAACTCACCAGCGGGAAACCCGCGAAGATCACGAGTCGGCCGAAGGGTGCCGAGCGTGCCCAGTACTTCGAACTGATCATCGACACCGACGAGAACGAGCCCGAGATCCGCGCCGAGGAGGAGACGACCTGGGACCGACCCCACGGGACCCGGATCGAACTCGAGATGGAGGCGAACATGCGGGCCCGCCAACAGCTTCGGAACTACATTCGGGCGACCGCCGTCGTCAACCCCCACGCCCGCCTCGAACTTCGCGAACCCGGGCTCGACGAGCCGCTCAAGTTCGAACGAGCGACCGACGAACTTCCCGCAGAGACCGACGAGATTCGTCCTCACCCACACGGCGTCGAACTGGGCACGCTCCTCAAGATGCTCCAGTCGACGGATTCACACTCCGTTTCGGGCTTCCTCCAGGGCGAGTTCACCCGCGTGGGCAAAAAGACCGCCGACGGCATCATCGACTCGTTCCGCGACGAGCACTACGGCCGCGAGCTGTCGTGGTCGACGCCGGGGGCCCACGAGGACGCGGACGTCCGTCGTGCCGTCCAGCAGGCCGTCTCCAACAAGGGAAAGGAGGCGACCGCAGACTTCGCGGACAGAATCGCGAACGTTCTCGAGGAACGGGAGCGAGTGAGCTACCACGCGCTCGAGACGATCGTCGACAACGCAGGCGACGCCGTGGAGGAGGAGTATCCGAAGGCGTTCGGCAGCACCGTCCGACAGAACGCCGTCGAAGCCGTCTGGGGGCAGGTAACGGGCGATGCTGCTGCAGCCGACGCGGAGGCTGCCGATGTCGATCCCGACGCCGAAACCCGACGCCGTGCCGACGTCTACGCGCTGGTCAACGACGCGACGAGCGACCGGAAGGACGACGCGACGGTCGAGGGACTGGCCCGTCGGATCGCCGAGAAGCTCACGAACGAGACCGGCGAGCGCGACCGGCTGACCCGAGACGACCTCGAGGACTACGTCGCCAGGTCGGCGGACATGACCGAGAAGCAGGACGACGACGCCTCGATCGGCGACACCGCCCGGGAGAACATCGTCGAGGCGATCTGGGAGATCACCCGGACGGTTCCAGACGACCCGCCGAAAGTCCGATCGCTCTCGGACGATCGCGACGCCGCGAGCGCGCTGCTGGAGGGGATGCGTGCCGTCGACGTGATGGCGCCGCCGACCTCCTGTCTCGCGCCGATCACTGACGAGCTGATCGAGGCCGGTCTCAAGAAGGAATACGACGCCGACTTCTACGCCGCGTCGACGCGGGACGCCGACGTCCACGGCGGCGATCCGTTCATCGTCGAGGCCGGCATCGCGTACGGCGGCGAGATCGACGAGGAGGGCTCCGTCGACGTGATGCGCTTCGCGAACCGCGTCCCGCTGGTCTATCAGCGCGGTGCGTGTGCCACGACGGACGTGGTGAAGTCGATCGGGTGGCGGAACTACAACCTCGAACAGCCCGGCGGTTCGGGCATCCCGAACGGCCCGGCCGTCGTCATGATCCACGTCGCGTCGACGAACGTCCCCTTCACCAGCGAGTCCAAGGACGCCGTGGCGAACGTGCCCGCGATCGAGGACGAGATCGAACTGGCGATCCGGGAGGCCGCTCGGGAGCTCAAATCCTTCCTCAACAAGCGCCAGTCGATGCAACAGCGCAAGCGCAAACAGAACAAGCTCGCGGAGATCCTGCCCCAGATGGCCACGAAAGTCGCGGAAGTCACCGAGCAGGACGAGCCGATGTTCGACGACGCGCTAGCCCGCATCATGAACAACGTCCTTATCGAGCGCGAGGTCGAGGAGAACGGCGACGGCACGGCGGTCTCGGTCACCGTCGAGAACAATAGCGATCGCTCGGAGTCGCCCAAACTCACTGAAATCGTCACTGCCGAACCGCGGGACGTCTCCGGGGACGCCAGCGTCACCGAAATGGACGGGGAGTACTTCCTCACCTGGGAGCCCTCCGTCGGCGGGGGTGAGTCGGCCACCCTCGCGTACGAGACCGACGCCGACGCCGAGTACGACCTCCAGGTCGACGGCGTCGAGGACGCGAAGCTAACCGTGAGCGAGTGA
- a CDS encoding GTPase HflX codes for MQAIAVRRRRDEPIDATELRGLAETAGYEVIETVGQRRAEDSTYHVGRGKAEELADLAAETAADAILVDDRVTPQQAYHLEELCPPETRVLGRYRLVLEIFADRATDRAAQLQVELAELRYERKRVRAALKLEEDAANERRTLGEFEASEQGEIKHVDERIEALESALESTQVVVEQRRERRSEQGFDHVAVAGYTNAGKSTLLRRLADDEAMTHGSRGANDDPSAPSGDPIVASEDQSAANDDPTAANDANSKHDDLAERVTVEDRLFETLETTTRRATIEGRRVLLTDTVGVVSDLPHWLVRSFRSTLRAVGTADAVLLVLDASAPVDRFETRLATAIETLTGRTDAPVLPVLNKVDATDEGTVAERREQVRERLPETEPIAISALAGSGIDTLGRRLDDALPAERVELTLPNCSATMGLVSKAYDELSVADVSYEGDTVELLANGHPAAVERLRGQAEELPESPAQ; via the coding sequence ATGCAAGCAATCGCGGTACGAAGACGACGAGACGAACCGATCGACGCGACCGAGTTACGCGGCCTCGCCGAGACGGCAGGCTACGAGGTGATCGAGACAGTCGGTCAGCGGCGCGCGGAGGATTCGACCTACCACGTGGGCCGCGGGAAGGCCGAGGAGCTGGCCGACCTGGCAGCAGAAACGGCCGCCGACGCAATCCTGGTCGACGACCGGGTGACTCCACAGCAAGCCTATCACCTCGAGGAGCTGTGTCCGCCCGAAACGCGAGTGCTCGGCCGGTATCGGCTGGTCCTCGAGATATTCGCGGACCGGGCGACCGACCGGGCCGCCCAGTTACAGGTCGAACTCGCCGAACTACGGTACGAACGCAAGCGGGTGCGGGCTGCGCTCAAACTCGAAGAGGACGCCGCGAACGAGCGCCGAACGCTGGGCGAGTTCGAGGCGAGCGAACAGGGCGAGATCAAACACGTCGACGAGCGAATCGAGGCGCTCGAATCGGCGCTCGAATCGACGCAGGTAGTCGTCGAACAGCGTCGCGAACGGCGGAGCGAGCAGGGATTCGATCACGTCGCCGTCGCGGGCTACACCAACGCCGGGAAGTCGACGCTGTTGCGCCGACTGGCCGATGACGAGGCGATGACTCACGGATCACGTGGTGCGAACGACGATCCGAGCGCGCCGTCAGGAGACCCGATTGTTGCGAGCGAAGATCAGAGTGCAGCGAACGACGATCCGACTGCGGCGAACGACGCCAATTCGAAGCACGACGACCTCGCCGAGCGCGTCACCGTCGAGGACCGGCTCTTCGAGACCCTGGAGACGACGACCCGCCGAGCGACGATCGAAGGCCGCCGGGTGCTGCTCACCGACACGGTCGGCGTCGTCAGCGACCTGCCACACTGGCTCGTCCGATCGTTCCGATCGACGCTCCGGGCGGTGGGGACCGCGGACGCCGTGTTGCTGGTGCTCGACGCGAGCGCCCCGGTCGATCGCTTCGAGACGCGACTGGCGACGGCGATCGAGACGCTGACCGGGCGGACCGACGCACCGGTGCTACCGGTGTTGAACAAGGTCGACGCAACGGACGAGGGGACGGTCGCGGAGCGACGGGAGCAGGTTCGGGAGCGGCTGCCCGAGACGGAACCGATCGCGATCAGCGCACTGGCGGGATCCGGCATCGATACGCTCGGGCGGCGGCTCGATGACGCCTTGCCGGCCGAGCGAGTCGAGTTGACGCTGCCGAACTGCTCGGCGACCATGGGGCTGGTATCGAAAGCCTACGACGAACTGTCGGTCGCGGACGTCAGCTACGAGGGTGACACGGTCGAACTCCTCGCGAACGGTCACCCAGCCGCGGTGGAGCGGCTTCGAGGGCAGGCCGAGGAGCTACCGGAATCGCCGGCCCAGTGA
- the gyrA gene encoding DNA gyrase subunit A, with protein MSSDLPQENTIEAADVEAVRVEDEMEQSYIDYAMSVIAGRALPDVRDGLKPVHRRILFAMHEMGVTSNSGHRKCSSIVGETMGDYHPHGDSPIYDALVRMAQDFSMRYPLVDGQGNFGSMDGDPPAAMRYTEARMSEISEELLADIEKDTVDFQSNYDDRLQEPEVLPAAFPNLLVNGASGIAVGMSTNVPPHNLGEVIDAVVHLIDNPDATVRDLMEHVPGPDFPTGANIVGRDAIYKAYSGGRGRLRLRAEYEVQRDENGKDRIVVTELPYQQNKARMVERIAEDVNDGTIEGISDLRDESDREGVRVVVECKRGANVELVENQLLEHHLERTFSVILLALVDGQPQVLTLKQALQEYVDHRREVVRRRSEYDLEEAEHRAHILEGRLHALDNIDDVVELIRNSEDRATAVEGLQEEFEFTEEQAMHVVRMQLGSLTSMEAQEIREEYEDVQAEIERLETILGDEEELMAVIKQELREVKDEYDDDRRTRIVEDDGTVTHEDLIPEEESVFVLTEQDYVKRMPAARFDDQRRGGKGVIGADVKEGDRVSRVFTANTHDHLLWFTESGEVYETRGFEIPEMGRTARGTAAINFLDLEDGETIATVLAYDEIDTDGYVVTATKNGYVKRTVATAFENVLSTGIIAADVDPDDAIVDVAMTSGDDDLLIASEQGMAIRFPETDARAMGRSARGVGGIELVGDDEVAGVTAIDDPSGELLTVTRNGYGKRTKLTEYRPQSRNGKGLVDIETVDRNGPTVAVEAVDADDHLVLYSEDGQIMRTRAADVSVVGRNTMGVIVMGIEEGDAVADVAVLDVSEADDSDEEGADDDADQVADSAPESEESGAEQEESAGEAADGSQAADEE; from the coding sequence ATGAGCTCCGACCTGCCACAGGAGAACACCATCGAGGCCGCCGACGTGGAAGCGGTCCGCGTCGAGGACGAGATGGAGCAGAGCTACATCGACTACGCGATGTCGGTCATCGCGGGCCGGGCACTCCCAGACGTCCGTGACGGTCTCAAGCCCGTCCACCGGCGCATTCTCTTCGCGATGCACGAGATGGGCGTCACGAGCAACTCTGGCCACCGGAAGTGCTCCTCGATCGTCGGGGAGACGATGGGTGACTACCACCCACACGGCGACAGCCCGATCTACGACGCCCTCGTGCGGATGGCCCAGGACTTCTCGATGCGGTACCCGCTGGTCGACGGCCAGGGGAACTTCGGGTCGATGGACGGCGATCCGCCCGCGGCGATGCGGTACACGGAGGCCCGGATGTCGGAGATCTCCGAGGAACTGCTCGCCGACATCGAGAAGGACACCGTCGACTTCCAGTCCAACTACGACGACCGCCTCCAGGAGCCGGAGGTCCTCCCCGCCGCGTTCCCGAACCTGCTGGTCAACGGTGCGTCGGGAATCGCGGTCGGGATGTCGACCAACGTCCCACCGCACAACCTCGGCGAGGTGATCGACGCGGTCGTCCACCTCATCGACAACCCAGACGCGACGGTCCGGGACCTGATGGAGCACGTCCCCGGCCCCGACTTCCCGACGGGCGCGAACATCGTCGGCCGGGACGCCATCTACAAGGCCTACTCCGGCGGCCGCGGCCGGCTACGGCTCCGCGCGGAGTACGAGGTCCAGCGGGACGAGAACGGCAAGGACCGGATCGTCGTCACCGAGTTGCCCTACCAGCAGAACAAAGCGCGGATGGTCGAGCGGATCGCCGAGGACGTCAACGACGGGACGATCGAGGGGATCTCCGACCTCCGCGACGAGTCCGACCGCGAGGGCGTCCGCGTCGTCGTCGAGTGCAAGCGCGGCGCGAACGTCGAACTCGTCGAGAACCAGCTGCTCGAACACCACCTCGAGCGCACGTTCAGCGTCATCCTGCTCGCGCTCGTCGACGGCCAGCCCCAGGTCCTCACGCTCAAACAGGCCCTGCAAGAGTACGTCGACCACCGTCGCGAGGTCGTTCGCCGACGTAGCGAGTACGACCTCGAGGAGGCCGAACACCGCGCCCACATCCTCGAAGGTCGGCTGCACGCACTCGACAACATCGACGACGTCGTCGAACTGATCCGGAACTCCGAGGACCGCGCCACCGCGGTCGAGGGGCTCCAGGAGGAGTTCGAGTTCACCGAGGAGCAGGCCATGCACGTCGTGCGGATGCAACTCGGCAGCCTGACCTCGATGGAGGCCCAGGAGATCCGCGAGGAGTACGAGGACGTACAGGCCGAGATCGAGCGCCTCGAGACGATCCTCGGCGACGAGGAGGAGCTGATGGCCGTCATCAAGCAGGAGCTCCGCGAGGTCAAAGACGAGTACGACGACGACCGGCGGACCCGGATCGTCGAGGACGACGGCACGGTTACCCACGAGGACCTCATCCCCGAGGAAGAGTCCGTCTTCGTCCTGACCGAGCAGGACTACGTGAAGCGCATGCCCGCCGCGCGGTTCGACGACCAGCGCCGCGGTGGCAAAGGGGTGATCGGCGCCGACGTCAAGGAGGGCGACCGCGTCTCCAGGGTGTTCACCGCGAACACCCACGACCACCTCCTCTGGTTCACCGAGTCCGGTGAGGTCTACGAAACCCGCGGCTTCGAGATCCCCGAGATGGGGCGGACGGCCCGCGGCACGGCTGCCATCAACTTCCTCGACCTCGAGGACGGGGAGACGATCGCCACCGTCCTGGCCTACGACGAGATCGACACCGACGGCTACGTCGTTACGGCGACGAAGAACGGGTACGTCAAGCGGACGGTTGCGACAGCCTTCGAGAACGTCCTCTCGACGGGGATCATCGCCGCTGACGTCGATCCCGACGACGCGATCGTCGACGTCGCGATGACCTCCGGCGACGACGACCTCCTGATCGCCAGCGAGCAGGGGATGGCCATCCGCTTCCCCGAAACCGATGCCCGCGCGATGGGCCGGAGCGCCCGCGGGGTGGGCGGAATCGAACTCGTCGGCGACGACGAAGTCGCCGGCGTCACCGCGATCGACGATCCCAGCGGCGAGTTGTTGACGGTGACCCGGAACGGCTACGGCAAGCGCACGAAGCTCACCGAATACCGGCCGCAGTCCCGCAACGGCAAGGGGCTCGTCGACATCGAGACCGTCGACCGTAACGGGCCGACCGTCGCCGTCGAGGCCGTCGACGCCGACGACCACCTCGTGCTCTACTCCGAGGACGGGCAGATCATGCGGACCCGCGCCGCCGACGTCTCCGTCGTCGGCCGGAACACGATGGGCGTCATCGTGATGGGCATCGAGGAGGGTGACGCCGTCGCGGACGTCGCCGTGCTGGACGTGAGCGAAGCCGACGATTCGGACGAGGAAGGCGCGGACGATGACGCCGACCAGGTCGCCGACTCGGCACCCGAATCCGAGGAAAGCGGGGCGGAGCAGGAGGAGTCCGCCGGCGAAGCCGCCGACGGGAGCCAGGCCGCCGACGAAGAGTAG